In Prunus dulcis chromosome 2, ALMONDv2, whole genome shotgun sequence, a single genomic region encodes these proteins:
- the LOC117618650 gene encoding NDR1/HIN1-like protein 6, whose amino-acid sequence MAQQSPVKPVLQKPPGYGTPNYPAQPVPGPPPPRKPVYPPTLRQKQKKRGGSCCKICCCVFCAFLLIVVILVALAGGIFYLLFDPRLPAFYLISFQIPKFDAVSKSDGTHLDVQAVTSVEVKNPNPKLDIYYSEGFEMSLSIGDENDGGLGIGTKEVKGFTQRHRNTTYVKVESGVRNKVVEQPVGKKLLGQFKSKEIKVALEGKTRVGYVIQGWRVGTMQINVLCGGVRLKNVDAGDMPKCTINAFKWINIR is encoded by the exons ATGGCCCAACAATCCCCGGTTAAACCGGTGCTCCAGAAACCGCCGGGTTACGGGACCCCAAACTACCCGGCCCAACCCGTACCAGGTCCGCCGCCGCCGCGAAAACCCGTCTACCCGCCTACTCTCCGCCAAAAGCAGAAAAAACGAGGGGGCAGCTGCTGCAAAATATGCTGCTGCGTCTTCTGCGCCTTCCTCCTCATCGTCGTCATCCTCGTCGCCCTCGCCGGCGGGATCTTCTACCTCCTCTTCGACCCGCGCCTCCCGGCCTTCTACTTGATATCGTTCCAGATCCCCAAATTTGACGCCGTTTCGAAGTCTGACGGGACCCACCTCGACGTCCAGGCGGTGACGAGCGTGGAAGTGAAGAACCCAAATCCCAAATTGGACATTTACTACAGCGAGGGGTTCGAGATGTCGCTGAGCATCGGGGACGAGAACGACGGCGGACTGGGGATAGGGACGAAGGAGGTGAAGGGGTTTACACAGCGGCACCGGAACACGACGTACGTGAAGGTGGAGAGCGGGGTGAGGAACAAGGTAGTGGAGCAGCCGGTGGGGAAGAAGCTGCTGGGGCAGTTCAAGAGCAAGGAGATAAAGGTGGCGCTGGAGGGGAAGACGAGGGTTGGGTATGTGATCCAAGGGTGGAGGGTGGGGACGATGCAGATCAATGTGTTGTGTGGTGGTGTGAGGTTGAAGAATGTGGATGCTGGAGACATGCCCAAGTGCACCATCAATGCCTTCAAATG GATCAACATTCGTTGA